The sequence below is a genomic window from Tachysurus vachellii isolate PV-2020 chromosome 2, HZAU_Pvac_v1, whole genome shotgun sequence.
TCATcagactgctgctgctgctgatgatgtctTGAACTATGCAGCTGTGAGTTTTGCTAAAAAACCTTCATCCTCCAGAACATCCAGAGCCAAGAGCCATGAAGACGTTTACgctcatgttaaaataaaatagagaaattgtatattttacttttgtgtttttttctactgAAGCCTTCTTCAGTTTTTCTCAGCATTTTTTCTTGAAATAGTGCAGATgatttctaaaatgtaaaaaactaaTATTATTGTTTGATTTTGAAGGTTAAATTGTCAAGAAAAGCTTCTTGGTGGACAatttgtttaaactttttttctgttttaactaAATCATTAACTTTTTCAGAAATATTAAGAGCCGGAAGTGAAAAAGGGCTGAATATAAAGATTCCAACATTACTGATGAGATGTGGCTGTTTAACCTGAAATTAAATTTCagacactgaacattaaatCAGATTAAACATGTATGTTGAGACCGATGATGTGCCAagaagtgctttattttaaatgttttcagactatttacattaacaaacatgacaaataccacagtgtattttttgtgttcctATTGAAGCTAATTTTAGCAACATGTTCATTCCCACAGATGTCTCTAAATGACTTCACTGGTTGTATTAAAATTTCTGTTTAGTagagaattaataaacaaatcttaCAGTTCAGTCCACAGTTGACTTGTGCCATCATTTATAGCCCCCAAAAACACAGAATAAGCTCTGGTTCCTATTTTAAGCACTAAACACATCGTCTAGTGTGAGATGATCTCAAACTAAACACCAGCATGAGGACAGTGTGGTTTTTTACCACTTCAAGGTGTTAAAGTTCAGCAACAGTTTGTGTGCAAGTTTTgcattaaaacaaatacaacctttatattttgtagaaacggttaacattttgttgtctccagtgtcacagcACAATAATTGAAACCTCAGGTAATAGTGGAGCATGTGAAAAGGATTTAGCAACCAAACTGCAAGATGCTAGCTTACCCATTCACACCATACTTTCACAACTTACTGTTGATATCTTTCCCTAGAAACAATGCACACAGAGCAAAGGTGAAAGTGTAGACTTGTCTAGAATGTCTATGAATGGTGCAGTTTAAGATTCCACTTCACTGGAAGTAAGACTTTAAGGACAAACACTGttctagcatgacaatgtccctgtgcactaAGTGAGCTTGAAGAAGACACGGTGTGTTAAGGTTGAGtgaaagaacttgagtgtcaATGGAGCTCattttgtgtacagggacaAGGTTCTGATGGAACTGCTTTGAGcctctcagttccagtgaagtgaGCCTTAGCATTAGCTTTGGCTTTGCAGCTATGTCACCTAATCATAACCTATTTGCTCCACTGTGTAGGCTTTAATGCTGAAGTTGTGGTTCACGCTCTCATTCTAAAGTTTTCCCCTAATGAAATGatcttactcactctcatggcTGTCACCCTATGGTCTGGATATGGATCTTTTATCCTGCTGTCTTTTCTAACAGAGTTCTAACAAATCTACATTTCTCAGGAATAAAGCTATTATTAAATGGGAAATgtaggtgcatgtgtgtgtgtgtgtgtgtgtgtgtgtgtgtgtgtgtgtgtgtgtgtgtgtgtgtgtgtgtgtgtgtttgtatgtatggtGACATGATGCAACTGGTGTGGAAGTGCAGTAAGTAGGCATTGCATGCTTTCTTGCTAACTTGCTAATCTGCTGCCATTGGCTAGCCCTTGTGGTGAAATGGGGAACAGCCTTGAGTGTAAGCCTCCTCTTGCCAGTACATAACATCTTCAACAAGACTCCTGACAGCCCTCACTGCTTCCAGACACTGTAACTGGGTGCATTGCCCCAGTCTACATTTGGTAGGGCATTTTTCAGTAGTGCCCAGAGGTTGTTCATTGCCAGCCACTGCCCTGCTAACCTGCTAGGTAAGACTTCTGAAACAAAGGCTAAGGGATCACACTCTAATAGAAAAGTATGGATATTGCTGCTCTCAGTGAAGGCTTCTATGCAAAGGTTCTCTGAAAGAAGTGGGAGGTGCTTATACATTCTTCTGGAGAGGCAACCTCCTGGTGGCCAATATCAGTATGGTGTTGGACTAGCAATTAataatacacttttacacacttaAACACCCACTACAGTGAAGAAGAGGCTGATGATGTTCCGTATCCCCCTAACAAAGTGCATACGTGCCCACAGTGCCATCATACAACTGTGTGACTACAACAGTTTGAAGTCAAGTCGAATTCTGCAACCAAGTATTCCTGAGAAACAAATAGGTCAGGGTAatgtctgagttcattatagacttaacactaattccttcctgctgaagtcttcaatgGGAGCATggtggcatagtggttagcacgtctgCCTCACACCACCAAGGGTGGAGGTTTgtttcccgcctccgccttgtgtgtgtggagtttgcatgttctccccgtgcctctggggtttcctccgggtactccggtttcctcccccggtccaaagacatgcatggtaggttgattggcatctctggaaaattgtccatagtgtgtgattgcgtgagtgagtgaatgagagtgtgtgtgccctgcgatgtgacACAGACATGGGGGCTAAGATGTGACAGACATGGGGGCTTCCTGGGACATGAAGTGTTTAACTGCTTCTCAGTCAGCAAAGAGAGGCAGGAGTCagtaatcacaccaaggtcttttactgctgcacatgatgaaacAAAGACCAGAGTTCCTCTggaatcagaaagcttacttctgacTCCATGTGGTCCTAGTACAAGAACTTCTGcctgtcagagttaagcaggatgTAGTTTGTAAGcctccactgtctgatgtccttcacacaatcttcaattttattaagttagtgactcacatctgacatAACTGAAACATATTGTTGTGTCCCATCAGCATAAAAGTGAAGTTAAACCCAAGTTCACCAATCATTGCACCAAGGGCTTGCATATATAAGGAGAAAAGCAGTGGGCCtgaaacagaaccttgtggaacacagaacataaccaTAGCATGCATAAAgaagtcaccatttagatctacgaaACAGTCAGTCAAACAAGACCAACAAGACAACTGGTCTTTAACACTGACACATAAAGTGCCAAATAAACTCAGTGTGTAagaaaaggtcagaggtcaaaatgagagcttttttaaataaatatgcagttattatattataaagtgtAACACAACAGAGTCAACAGTCAACATTAAAAACAGCAAATCTCAACCAGGTGGAAGAGGATTAAGAAGagggaagaagggaaaaaaacacttttctgaAAAAAGAATATTTGGTATCAGAGTAAAACTCCACCTTAATGTGATCTGTCAATGTCATATGGTTCTATTTGCATAGATTCCCGATTTTATTAATTAGCATTGGGTGGTTTTGAGGGCAGGTGTAAATGGGCAGGAGCAGTCTGGAAGAGTCATCTGATTGGAAGAAAGGGCAGGGTTGGGATTTGAAGGCATTCCAGAAGAAAACAATCCACTATGAACATCGCTGCCTTTCTAGTTGTTGAGTTTAACGGCTGTCACTGAAATATTACATGGTGCTAGATAACTCAAGCTGTCATGTGTCCTCATCCACTGCCTCCCACCCCCCCCACCTTGACTTTTCTGCACTGTATAATACAGCCAACCACAAGACTTGATATACCTGGATGAGTGCTCATaacaggtaacatggaggggatcAATATCCGCTCCATGTAGCTTCTCCATTGTGACACACAAGGCTCACCACTTGGTTCACTTTTCTCCCACTTTTCTCACCTTCTTAGTGAAGCTATATACAGTACTCACATAGGTTACTtgtcttttccttcctttctgccCTCATGCACAATGGCTTCTGCTCGGATTTCAGCATTTCTGGCTGACATATCATCATGAATGACAGCTAATCAACTGAAACTTAATCCCAGCAAAACCAAACTGCTGGTTATCCCAGGTGATTGATCCCCATGTCAGGATCTTGTGCTCACCCTGGACACTTTGCTGATATCCCCTTCATCCATTGCACTCAACTTTGGAGTAACCATGAATAAGCAACTGTCCTTTTCTTCCCACATTGCCAATTTTACATGTTCATGATGGTTTCTCTtttataaaatcagaagaatgcggccatttttatccacacaggccactcaggtgcttgttcagtctctgAAACCCTCTGATGGCAGGTTTACATCTAAACACAACTCAACCTTTGAAAGGATCTTTGGATTTTTCAACCTTCCAAAGTTCTCATACACCACCCCATTGCTGTGCTCCCTCACTGGCCTCCAGTAGCTGCAAGCATTAGGTTTCTTGACACTGATTCTTACCAACAAACCCAAAAATGGTTTTGAATGATTTTACCTCAAAGCACTTATccctcctcacactgcaccatgCTCTCTCTGACCTTTAGCACTGCATGATTGGTCCAACCATATCTCAGAGTACAAGGTAGTTAACCATCAGAACTCTTCTTTTGGCACCTAGCCAGTAAAATGAACTTCCCTTAAATGTCAAAATAGCTGATTCACTGGCTGTCATCAAATGACAGGTAAAGGCCTAACTCTTCCTAAAATCATTAAactagcatttttaaaaaagaattgtcTGTGTGCTCTACTCATCTCCGAAATGCAGTgaatgtaaacataaaaaaacatcgTCCCCACATGTGCTGCATGTGACGTGTGGAAGTATTTTGGAGTTTCTGTTCTAAGTTTGGGTTTGATAAATTCTCCAGTACAAAAAGCCCTGTCAGGCTCCTGCATCTcctttgctgctgctgtttgcCGACCAGCCTAACTGGACAGTTTTTTGTACTCTGCTTCTCAGATTTTACACTGTTTTTAATATTACTGTTTTGGTGCTGTGAATTATTTCTTCTTGTGCTGTGGATAATATTACTGTTCCAGTCCTGTATCGAATATTAATGTTTCCATACTTTGGATTACACTGCTGTTACTGTGCTGTGTATTTCATAACTATTCCAGTGCTTTGGAATATATTACCAATATTACTGTTCCTGTGCTGTGGAATTGTCAAtgaaacagacccaaatgcaggggatagcgtaaaataaactggatttaatcatttaaaaaacatgaaaccgAGACACAGACTAGACAAAAGACAACAGGACAACGACACGTCAACAACAGGACAACGACACGTCAACaacagacaacagaggattccacgCTGCTCAATTCAACGCGGCTCGACTAAATACtaacaacaattaacacatgaggaacaggtgtgcagaggcggggaggaagagacaagggcggggcagacacgtgaacacagaaaatcaacaaaagcacatggcaaaaGTCCGGGCTACATCCTGACATCCCCCAAATCTCACCAGTTCATAACTGATGGTTGAGACGTGTCTGAGACTGAACAAGGTTTCTTAAACTGTTGTAGTTCATTTGTTGAATGCAAACCTACATGAGTTCATGACTTTtgttaagtgttttattatGAGTTCAGATGACCAGGACATGTTTTATGCTATAATTAGTGTTTacttcaaagaaaacaaaatgccatTAACAAGTACCagaggtgtgtttttaaatgcttGTCACTAGAATGGAACCATTAAGAGATTGTTTTTGTATACTTAGCTACAAAAATatggaagtaaataaatattaaaggtcattaaaggtacaaaactaactaactaacatgTTTAGTTTGACAAagtaaaagataaacaaaaaaatgttttgctctTCATTAAACTTTTTCTATCAGAGAGATTTCAGCACACAGGACTGATAAACTGGACTGGTAAAGTCATGTGACTCGTCACACCATCAGAATAGACAAGAATTGACTGTGAGCTTCACACCTCATTACAGCTAATGGACCAATCAAATCAGTCCACAGCTTCAAATCATCCAATCAGGTGTGAGTCTGGACCTGGTTTtctactgaacacacaagttCATTAGATCACTTGGTCTGAACAGGAACGATGATCAGACTCTTTGTCGCTCTTtgtgctcttttttctctcttcacagCTGGTGAGTAACTTTCTGAAACTTTAATGTAaaactataatattttatatttaactcatttactgacattaaatattaaacgtTTTTACAGTGAAAACTTCTGACATCAAGGAGATTGATGTGATAACAGTAAAGCGTGGAGAAGATGTAACTATGAAGTGTAACATTAGCAGTGTCACAAAGAAAGATAATGTAGTTTGGTACCGACAGAGTTCAGGAAAATTACCTCAGTATTTTGCAAAACTATACAAGAACAATTTGGGCTACAGATTTGATGAAGGATTTAATGATTCTCGTTTCAGTATTAGTGTAAATGACAAATTTGATctcagtattaaaaaaacaacagaagatgaTAAAGGAGAATATTTCTGTGGAGAAATGGAAGGAGATGTAGTGAAGTTCACATCTGGAACACGTCTGCAATTTGAAGGTAAACAGTTTTACTCTGATAACCTGCTAATTCCAGATCAACACTTTAACCAGAATTATGTCTACATATGtattaaatgttgaatatttcactttatttatatttagtatcatttctgtttattttctccttttctgaTTTATCTGTAAAGATAAAGAGACGACACACCGTAATACATCTGGAACAATACACAGAGATTCATTCAGCAGCCCAGAAACAAGTAATAATTTGGTTTCCTTTCACTGTCTATAACAGAATGTTCCATAGCGACAACCTCTCACTGTTCATAAatcatacaatatttatacaagttgtagatttatacattgtgtgtattttcatcATTCCAGGCAAACACAACTGGATTATTCCCTTATTAATAGCCTCCAATATATTCTCTGTTATCGTAATCTCACTTCTGGTtggagttttatataaaaatcacagaaaaggtttgtttatttttatttgttgttatttatagaGTTATTGTATAAAGTTGTTGTATGTTGTGAATTTCATCTTTACTTGTGTGTCTTATTGTTCAGATGCTTCATCAAGCAACCATCAATTTTCCACCAATCAGGTAATCCAGTCTTCTATTAACTGGGATTctgttctgttaaataaatccacatCTGAATGCACAGAGAATTTTAATAGACATCTATTCACCTAAATATCAGTGTAGTCATTATTTTAGTCTTTTAATCTGCTCTGATTATTAAACGGCTCTTGTTCTTCATcagactgctgctgctgatgatgatgtctTGAGCTATGCAGCTGTGAGTTTTGCTAAAAAACCTTCATCCTCCAGAACATCCAGAGCCAAGAGCCGTGAAGACGTTTACgctcatgttaaaataaaatagagaaattgtatattttacttttgtgttttttttctactgaagccttcttcagtttttctcagcattttttcctgaaatagtgcagatgttttctaaaatgtaaaaaactaaTATTATTGTTTGATTTTGAAGGTTAAATTGTCAAGAAAATCTTCTTGGTGTACAatttgtttaaactttttttttttttaactaaatcattaacattttcagaaatattAAGAGCCGGAAGTGAGAAAGGGCTGAATATAAAGATTCCAACATTACTGATGAGATGTGGCTGTTTAACCTGAAATTAAATTTCagacactgaacattaaatCAGATTAAACATGTATGTTGAGACCGATGATGTGCCAagaagtgctttattttaaatgttttcagactatttacattaacaaacatgacaaataccacagtgtattttttgtgttcctATTTAAGCTAATTTTAGCAACATGTTCATTCCCACAGATGTCTCTAAATGACTTCACTGGTTGTATTAAAATTTCTGTTTAGTagagaattaataaacaaatcttaCAGTTCAGTCCACAGTTGACTTGTGCCATCATTTATAGCCCCCAAAACACAGAATAAGCTCTGGTTCCTATTTTAAGC
It includes:
- the LOC132840208 gene encoding uncharacterized protein LOC132840208, with translation MIRLFVALCALFSLFTAVKTSDIKEIDVITVKRGEDVTMKCNISSVTKKDNVVWYRQSSGKLPQYFAKLYKNNLGYRFDEGFNDSRFSISVNDKFDLSIKKTTEDDKGEYFCGEMEGDVVKFTSGTRLQFEGKQFYSDNLLIPDQHFNQNYVYICIKYASSSNHQFSTNQTAAADDDVLSYAAVSFAKKPSSSRTSRAKSREDVYAHVKIK